A section of the Malania oleifera isolate guangnan ecotype guangnan chromosome 2, ASM2987363v1, whole genome shotgun sequence genome encodes:
- the LOC131148587 gene encoding BTB/POZ and MATH domain-containing protein 4-like isoform X3: MSELDKKSLLSPTSSRSVTETVNGSHRFVIKGYSLAKGIGVGKHIASDNFTVGGYQWAIYFYPDGKNPEDNSTYVSVFIALASEGTDVRALFELTLVDQSGKGKHKVHSHFDRSLESGPYTLKYRGSMWGYKRFFRRAMLETSDFLKDDCLKINCTVGVVVSAIDCSRLHSIQVPDSDIGTHFGMLLEDEEGSDVTFDVCGETFHAHSLVLAARSPVFEAELLSRAEEDDHKIVITDMDPKVFKAMLHFVYRDTLIEDEELLVSSSSSLPSINDSLPAKLLAAADKYGLDRLRVMCESLLCRDISVNSVAKILALADHHHASDLKAVCLKFAAENLLLCAQMVSSLSKNIARCCSQSS; encoded by the exons ATGTCGGAGCTCGACAAGAAATCTCTCCTCTCCCCCACGAGCTCTCGCTCCGTGACGGAGACAGTGAACGGCTCGCACCGGTTCGTGATCAAGGGTTACTCCCTGGCCAAGGGCATCGGCGTCGGCAAGCACATCGCCAGCGACAATTTCACGGTGGGAGGCTACCAGTGGGCCATCTATTTCTATCCCGACGGGAAGAACCCCGAGGATAACTCAACGTATGTTTCGGTCTTTATTGCCCTCGCCAGCGAGGGCACCGATGTTCGTGCTCTGTTCGAGCTCACGCTTGTGGATCAGAGCGGGAAGGGTAAGCATAAAGTTCACAGTCATTTCGATCGGTCTCTGGAGAGCGGGCCATATACGCTGAAGTATAGAGGTAGCATGTG gggTTATAAACGTTTTTTCAGACGAGCAATGCTTGAGACATCAGATTTCCTCAAGGATGATTGCCTGAAAATTAATTGCACTGTTGGAGTTGTGGTTTCAGCAATAGACTGCTCAAGATTACACTCAATACAAGTCCCTGATTCTGACATTGGAACACACTTTGGTATGTTATTGGAGGATGAAGAAGGTTCAGATGTTACTTTTGATGTGTGTGGGGAAACATTTCATGCTCATAGTCTGGTATTAGCCGCTCGATCTCCTGTTTTTGAAGCTGAACTTCTCAGCAGAGCAGAGGAAGATGATCATAAGATAGTGATTACTGATATGGACCCTAAGGTATTTAAg GCCATGCTGCACTTTGTCTACAGGGATACTCTTATTGAAGACGAGGAGTTGTTAGTTTCAAGTTCATCTTCCTTGCCTTCGATAAATGACTCGTTGCCTGCAAAGTTGTTAGCTGCAGCAGACAAATATGGGCTGGATCGACTTAGAGTGATGTGCGAATCTTTACTCTGCAGGGATATATCTGTGAACTCTGTTGCTAAAATTCTGGCCCTAGCTGATCATCATCATGCTTCGGATCTAAAAGCTGTTTGCCTGAAATTTGCTGCTGAAAACCTT
- the LOC131148587 gene encoding BTB/POZ and MATH domain-containing protein 4-like isoform X4 codes for MSELDKKSLLSPTSSRSVTETVNGSHRFVIKGYSLAKGIGVGKHIASDNFTVGGYQWAIYFYPDGKNPEDNSTYVSVFIALASEGTDVRALFELTLVDQSGKGKHKVHSHFDRSLESGPYTLKYRGSMWGYKRFFRRAMLETSDFLKDDCLKINCTVGVVVSAIDCSRLHSIQVPDSDIGTHFGMLLEDEEGSDVTFDVCGETFHAHSLVLAARSPVFEAELLSRAEEDDHKIVITDMDPKAMLHFVYRDTLIEDEELLVSSSSSLPSINDSLPAKLLAAADKYGLDRLRVMCESLLCRDISVNSVAKILALADHHHASDLKAVCLKFAAENLLLCAQMVSSLSKNIARCCSQSS; via the exons ATGTCGGAGCTCGACAAGAAATCTCTCCTCTCCCCCACGAGCTCTCGCTCCGTGACGGAGACAGTGAACGGCTCGCACCGGTTCGTGATCAAGGGTTACTCCCTGGCCAAGGGCATCGGCGTCGGCAAGCACATCGCCAGCGACAATTTCACGGTGGGAGGCTACCAGTGGGCCATCTATTTCTATCCCGACGGGAAGAACCCCGAGGATAACTCAACGTATGTTTCGGTCTTTATTGCCCTCGCCAGCGAGGGCACCGATGTTCGTGCTCTGTTCGAGCTCACGCTTGTGGATCAGAGCGGGAAGGGTAAGCATAAAGTTCACAGTCATTTCGATCGGTCTCTGGAGAGCGGGCCATATACGCTGAAGTATAGAGGTAGCATGTG gggTTATAAACGTTTTTTCAGACGAGCAATGCTTGAGACATCAGATTTCCTCAAGGATGATTGCCTGAAAATTAATTGCACTGTTGGAGTTGTGGTTTCAGCAATAGACTGCTCAAGATTACACTCAATACAAGTCCCTGATTCTGACATTGGAACACACTTTGGTATGTTATTGGAGGATGAAGAAGGTTCAGATGTTACTTTTGATGTGTGTGGGGAAACATTTCATGCTCATAGTCTGGTATTAGCCGCTCGATCTCCTGTTTTTGAAGCTGAACTTCTCAGCAGAGCAGAGGAAGATGATCATAAGATAGTGATTACTGATATGGACCCTAAG GCCATGCTGCACTTTGTCTACAGGGATACTCTTATTGAAGACGAGGAGTTGTTAGTTTCAAGTTCATCTTCCTTGCCTTCGATAAATGACTCGTTGCCTGCAAAGTTGTTAGCTGCAGCAGACAAATATGGGCTGGATCGACTTAGAGTGATGTGCGAATCTTTACTCTGCAGGGATATATCTGTGAACTCTGTTGCTAAAATTCTGGCCCTAGCTGATCATCATCATGCTTCGGATCTAAAAGCTGTTTGCCTGAAATTTGCTGCTGAAAACCTT
- the LOC131148587 gene encoding BTB/POZ and MATH domain-containing protein 4-like isoform X7 gives MSELDKKSLLSPTSSRSVTETVNGSHRFVIKGYSLAKGIGVGKHIASDNFTVGGYQWAIYFYPDGKNPEDNSTYVSVFIALASEGTDVRALFELTLVDQSGKGKHKVHSHFDRSLESGPYTLKYRGSMWGYKRFFRRAMLETSDFLKDDCLKINCTVGVVVSAIDCSRLHSIQVPDSDIGTHFGMLLEDEEGSDVTFDVCGETFHAHSLVLAARSPVFEAELLSRAEEDDHKIVITDMDPKVFKAMLHFVYRDTLIEDEELLVSSSSSLPSINDSLPAKLLAAADKYGLDRLRVMCESLLCRDISVNSVAKILALADHHHASDLKAVCLKFAAENLEIPK, from the exons ATGTCGGAGCTCGACAAGAAATCTCTCCTCTCCCCCACGAGCTCTCGCTCCGTGACGGAGACAGTGAACGGCTCGCACCGGTTCGTGATCAAGGGTTACTCCCTGGCCAAGGGCATCGGCGTCGGCAAGCACATCGCCAGCGACAATTTCACGGTGGGAGGCTACCAGTGGGCCATCTATTTCTATCCCGACGGGAAGAACCCCGAGGATAACTCAACGTATGTTTCGGTCTTTATTGCCCTCGCCAGCGAGGGCACCGATGTTCGTGCTCTGTTCGAGCTCACGCTTGTGGATCAGAGCGGGAAGGGTAAGCATAAAGTTCACAGTCATTTCGATCGGTCTCTGGAGAGCGGGCCATATACGCTGAAGTATAGAGGTAGCATGTG gggTTATAAACGTTTTTTCAGACGAGCAATGCTTGAGACATCAGATTTCCTCAAGGATGATTGCCTGAAAATTAATTGCACTGTTGGAGTTGTGGTTTCAGCAATAGACTGCTCAAGATTACACTCAATACAAGTCCCTGATTCTGACATTGGAACACACTTTGGTATGTTATTGGAGGATGAAGAAGGTTCAGATGTTACTTTTGATGTGTGTGGGGAAACATTTCATGCTCATAGTCTGGTATTAGCCGCTCGATCTCCTGTTTTTGAAGCTGAACTTCTCAGCAGAGCAGAGGAAGATGATCATAAGATAGTGATTACTGATATGGACCCTAAGGTATTTAAg GCCATGCTGCACTTTGTCTACAGGGATACTCTTATTGAAGACGAGGAGTTGTTAGTTTCAAGTTCATCTTCCTTGCCTTCGATAAATGACTCGTTGCCTGCAAAGTTGTTAGCTGCAGCAGACAAATATGGGCTGGATCGACTTAGAGTGATGTGCGAATCTTTACTCTGCAGGGATATATCTGTGAACTCTGTTGCTAAAATTCTGGCCCTAGCTGATCATCATCATGCTTCGGATCTAAAAGCTGTTTGCCTGAAATTTGCTGCTGAAAACCTT
- the LOC131148587 gene encoding BTB/POZ and MATH domain-containing protein 4-like isoform X8, with protein sequence MSELDKKSLLSPTSSRSVTETVNGSHRFVIKGYSLAKGIGVGKHIASDNFTVGGYQWAIYFYPDGKNPEDNSTYVSVFIALASEGTDVRALFELTLVDQSGKGKHKVHSHFDRSLESGPYTLKYRGSMWGYKRFFRRAMLETSDFLKDDCLKINCTVGVVVSAIDCSRLHSIQVPDSDIGTHFGMLLEDEEGSDVTFDVCGETFHAHSLVLAARSPVFEAELLSRAEEDDHKIVITDMDPKAMLHFVYRDTLIEDEELLVSSSSSLPSINDSLPAKLLAAADKYGLDRLRVMCESLLCRDISVNSVAKILALADHHHASDLKAVCLKFAAENLEIPK encoded by the exons ATGTCGGAGCTCGACAAGAAATCTCTCCTCTCCCCCACGAGCTCTCGCTCCGTGACGGAGACAGTGAACGGCTCGCACCGGTTCGTGATCAAGGGTTACTCCCTGGCCAAGGGCATCGGCGTCGGCAAGCACATCGCCAGCGACAATTTCACGGTGGGAGGCTACCAGTGGGCCATCTATTTCTATCCCGACGGGAAGAACCCCGAGGATAACTCAACGTATGTTTCGGTCTTTATTGCCCTCGCCAGCGAGGGCACCGATGTTCGTGCTCTGTTCGAGCTCACGCTTGTGGATCAGAGCGGGAAGGGTAAGCATAAAGTTCACAGTCATTTCGATCGGTCTCTGGAGAGCGGGCCATATACGCTGAAGTATAGAGGTAGCATGTG gggTTATAAACGTTTTTTCAGACGAGCAATGCTTGAGACATCAGATTTCCTCAAGGATGATTGCCTGAAAATTAATTGCACTGTTGGAGTTGTGGTTTCAGCAATAGACTGCTCAAGATTACACTCAATACAAGTCCCTGATTCTGACATTGGAACACACTTTGGTATGTTATTGGAGGATGAAGAAGGTTCAGATGTTACTTTTGATGTGTGTGGGGAAACATTTCATGCTCATAGTCTGGTATTAGCCGCTCGATCTCCTGTTTTTGAAGCTGAACTTCTCAGCAGAGCAGAGGAAGATGATCATAAGATAGTGATTACTGATATGGACCCTAAG GCCATGCTGCACTTTGTCTACAGGGATACTCTTATTGAAGACGAGGAGTTGTTAGTTTCAAGTTCATCTTCCTTGCCTTCGATAAATGACTCGTTGCCTGCAAAGTTGTTAGCTGCAGCAGACAAATATGGGCTGGATCGACTTAGAGTGATGTGCGAATCTTTACTCTGCAGGGATATATCTGTGAACTCTGTTGCTAAAATTCTGGCCCTAGCTGATCATCATCATGCTTCGGATCTAAAAGCTGTTTGCCTGAAATTTGCTGCTGAAAACCTT
- the LOC131148587 gene encoding BTB/POZ and MATH domain-containing protein 4-like isoform X5 yields the protein MSELDKKSLLSPTSSRSVTETVNGSHRFVIKGYSLAKGIGVGKHIASDNFTVGGYQWAIYFYPDGKNPEDNSTYVSVFIALASEGTDVRALFELTLVDQSGKGKHKVHSHFDRSLESGPYTLKYRGSMWGYKRFFRRAMLETSDFLKDDCLKINCTVGVVVSAIDCSRLHSIQVPDSDIGTHFGMLLEDEEGSDVTFDVCGETFHAHSLVLAARSPVFEAELLSRAEEDDHKIVITDMDPKVFKAMLHFVYRDTLIEDEELLVSSSSSLPSINDSLPAKLLAAADKYGLDRLRVMCESLLCRDISVNSVAKILALADHHHASDLKAVCLKFAAENLVGDPQVIENPGFKIGV from the exons ATGTCGGAGCTCGACAAGAAATCTCTCCTCTCCCCCACGAGCTCTCGCTCCGTGACGGAGACAGTGAACGGCTCGCACCGGTTCGTGATCAAGGGTTACTCCCTGGCCAAGGGCATCGGCGTCGGCAAGCACATCGCCAGCGACAATTTCACGGTGGGAGGCTACCAGTGGGCCATCTATTTCTATCCCGACGGGAAGAACCCCGAGGATAACTCAACGTATGTTTCGGTCTTTATTGCCCTCGCCAGCGAGGGCACCGATGTTCGTGCTCTGTTCGAGCTCACGCTTGTGGATCAGAGCGGGAAGGGTAAGCATAAAGTTCACAGTCATTTCGATCGGTCTCTGGAGAGCGGGCCATATACGCTGAAGTATAGAGGTAGCATGTG gggTTATAAACGTTTTTTCAGACGAGCAATGCTTGAGACATCAGATTTCCTCAAGGATGATTGCCTGAAAATTAATTGCACTGTTGGAGTTGTGGTTTCAGCAATAGACTGCTCAAGATTACACTCAATACAAGTCCCTGATTCTGACATTGGAACACACTTTGGTATGTTATTGGAGGATGAAGAAGGTTCAGATGTTACTTTTGATGTGTGTGGGGAAACATTTCATGCTCATAGTCTGGTATTAGCCGCTCGATCTCCTGTTTTTGAAGCTGAACTTCTCAGCAGAGCAGAGGAAGATGATCATAAGATAGTGATTACTGATATGGACCCTAAGGTATTTAAg GCCATGCTGCACTTTGTCTACAGGGATACTCTTATTGAAGACGAGGAGTTGTTAGTTTCAAGTTCATCTTCCTTGCCTTCGATAAATGACTCGTTGCCTGCAAAGTTGTTAGCTGCAGCAGACAAATATGGGCTGGATCGACTTAGAGTGATGTGCGAATCTTTACTCTGCAGGGATATATCTGTGAACTCTGTTGCTAAAATTCTGGCCCTAGCTGATCATCATCATGCTTCGGATCTAAAAGCTGTTTGCCTGAAATTTGCTGCTGAAAACCTTGTAG
- the LOC131148587 gene encoding BTB/POZ and MATH domain-containing protein 4-like isoform X6, whose translation MSELDKKSLLSPTSSRSVTETVNGSHRFVIKGYSLAKGIGVGKHIASDNFTVGGYQWAIYFYPDGKNPEDNSTYVSVFIALASEGTDVRALFELTLVDQSGKGKHKVHSHFDRSLESGPYTLKYRGSMWGYKRFFRRAMLETSDFLKDDCLKINCTVGVVVSAIDCSRLHSIQVPDSDIGTHFGMLLEDEEGSDVTFDVCGETFHAHSLVLAARSPVFEAELLSRAEEDDHKIVITDMDPKAMLHFVYRDTLIEDEELLVSSSSSLPSINDSLPAKLLAAADKYGLDRLRVMCESLLCRDISVNSVAKILALADHHHASDLKAVCLKFAAENLVGDPQVIENPGFKIGV comes from the exons ATGTCGGAGCTCGACAAGAAATCTCTCCTCTCCCCCACGAGCTCTCGCTCCGTGACGGAGACAGTGAACGGCTCGCACCGGTTCGTGATCAAGGGTTACTCCCTGGCCAAGGGCATCGGCGTCGGCAAGCACATCGCCAGCGACAATTTCACGGTGGGAGGCTACCAGTGGGCCATCTATTTCTATCCCGACGGGAAGAACCCCGAGGATAACTCAACGTATGTTTCGGTCTTTATTGCCCTCGCCAGCGAGGGCACCGATGTTCGTGCTCTGTTCGAGCTCACGCTTGTGGATCAGAGCGGGAAGGGTAAGCATAAAGTTCACAGTCATTTCGATCGGTCTCTGGAGAGCGGGCCATATACGCTGAAGTATAGAGGTAGCATGTG gggTTATAAACGTTTTTTCAGACGAGCAATGCTTGAGACATCAGATTTCCTCAAGGATGATTGCCTGAAAATTAATTGCACTGTTGGAGTTGTGGTTTCAGCAATAGACTGCTCAAGATTACACTCAATACAAGTCCCTGATTCTGACATTGGAACACACTTTGGTATGTTATTGGAGGATGAAGAAGGTTCAGATGTTACTTTTGATGTGTGTGGGGAAACATTTCATGCTCATAGTCTGGTATTAGCCGCTCGATCTCCTGTTTTTGAAGCTGAACTTCTCAGCAGAGCAGAGGAAGATGATCATAAGATAGTGATTACTGATATGGACCCTAAG GCCATGCTGCACTTTGTCTACAGGGATACTCTTATTGAAGACGAGGAGTTGTTAGTTTCAAGTTCATCTTCCTTGCCTTCGATAAATGACTCGTTGCCTGCAAAGTTGTTAGCTGCAGCAGACAAATATGGGCTGGATCGACTTAGAGTGATGTGCGAATCTTTACTCTGCAGGGATATATCTGTGAACTCTGTTGCTAAAATTCTGGCCCTAGCTGATCATCATCATGCTTCGGATCTAAAAGCTGTTTGCCTGAAATTTGCTGCTGAAAACCTTGTAG